A genomic segment from Streptomyces sp. NBC_01233 encodes:
- a CDS encoding DUF4241 domain-containing protein codes for MAFHPGLRLRLRRRHDGALAPVVIGDVTLPTGRVVACDPFVCLGEGEAEPFSVVVDPARYRAEAAIATLVRLGVPEGPRPHTRVAAARLVIRDTPTVRWEMAVAEGQDPAVLGEDEFYGYGVDAGTGCFHDAAADGSFPGTEDEEGAVWAAMEAVGDGPGSDVTPRAGSPVS; via the coding sequence ATGGCATTTCACCCAGGGCTCCGCCTTCGCCTACGACGACGGCATGACGGGGCCCTCGCCCCGGTCGTCATCGGCGACGTGACCCTGCCCACGGGCCGGGTCGTCGCCTGCGACCCCTTCGTCTGCCTCGGCGAGGGCGAAGCCGAGCCGTTCAGTGTCGTGGTGGACCCGGCCCGGTACCGGGCGGAGGCCGCGATCGCCACGCTGGTGCGCCTCGGCGTCCCGGAGGGACCCCGCCCGCACACCCGGGTCGCCGCCGCGCGTCTCGTGATACGGGACACGCCGACCGTGCGCTGGGAGATGGCCGTCGCCGAGGGCCAGGACCCCGCCGTCCTCGGCGAGGACGAGTTCTACGGCTACGGCGTGGACGCGGGCACCGGCTGCTTCCACGACGCCGCCGCCGACGGCTCGTTCCCCGGCACCGAGGACGAGGAGGGGGCGGTGTGGGCCGCCATGGAGGCGGTCGGCGACGGCCCTGGGTCGGACGTGACGCCGAGGGCCGGGTCACCTGTTTCGTGA